The Gossypium hirsutum isolate 1008001.06 chromosome D02, Gossypium_hirsutum_v2.1, whole genome shotgun sequence region TGGCAAGGTTGACCCAGCTGTGATTTTTTATTAGTAATAAAATTTCCATGATGggcaaataaaatatatttgaaaaacaATATAAAGAAAGCCTAAACAGGAAAACGAATTGTTAAGATAAAATGTATTACTATTAATGAAATTGTGTAAGAGTGACATCGACTTACATATATCAAATTTAGTAGGTGATAAGTTGAACACATAATATACTCTTCTTTTCCTTATCAATGAAAACGTGGAGGAATGCTTTGTTCATGCCCGAAGAAATTCTCCGGATCGATCTTAGCCTTAACATAAGTCAACTGATTAAAATTCTCCTTAAAATATTTACGACCCCAGACACTTGCTTGTTTATAACTTGCCTTACCCTCATTATTATTCCTTCCTATATCAAGATCTCTGTAATTGAGATATACTTCTCGTGGATATTTTGATACAAATGGACCCATATACTTGTAAACTTTTCTAATCCAACTTATATACCTTTGAGGGTTACTGTTATCGTCTTCTTGCCAGCCGACATAGTAGCTTATCTTGTATAAGGTGCCCTTTCGATGAGGGAATGGTGTTTCTGTCTCTGGGATTTCGTCCATTTTCCCACCGTAAGCTATAATGTTTAGAGTTGAAATCCTTGCTTCGTCCTCAAGAAGACGTGACCATAGTCCTTGTATTACTATTTCAGGCATTGGCTTCCTCATGTAATCAGATTTTCCTTTGAATgaaggagaaagaaagaaattcttATAGCTCCTATCAAGTAAAACCTCCGATGTTTGATTTGTAAGTCCGGTCAAGAGAAATATAGATTCAATCCAAGTCATCTCGATGTAATCTTCCCTAACGAGACCAAGCTCAGGGAATCGTTCTTGCATCAATGGAATAAGCTCATTAGCACCACCTTGAAACACTGAAACAAAGGTTGCTACCACAGTCCTTTCCCCATTTTTAGTAGAGTTCGTTGTTGAAATCGACACCACTGAGTATACATCATTTGGAAGATTGGGTGCAACGTATTGCCAACGATGAAGAAGCTGTGTTGCATTTTGTTCCAAGGTCCTTGTTGGTGCAAAGAGACAACAACAGACTGTTTTCAATCTTGCTTGTAtagcaagcctcgagccttgctgaagaaacaaactcagaaGCAAGAACAGAAACACATGCgaatgaaaaacaaaagaaattgagagagagtatTTTGAATGAAAAGAGCTGATATTTTCATTAACAAAACCAGAAGGCATAATGCCATTACATATAAtagataacaacaacaaaatgaacAAGTCTTTACCTAAtgacatacctaacaccactaaatttaCATTGGAAATTGTTAATCAGCTTGCTTAAGTTTCTTTGCTGATTTCTCAGTCAATCAATCAACAAAAAAACATCATAAGGTTTACCaacttagttcaacatgaactagattacaaaataataattaaaaaatacaatcAAAACATAACAAGTAATTAGGCAACTTCAAGCTCCAGTTTCTGCACTTCATAGCTCGACTGCTTGCTGCCACTTCtccttgcatggccacctttgcatgtcttgcatgggaactaaattcaacactcctccttagtttcCATGCTAGTGACACCTAATTGCcttcttaatttaacaaatttagacacATTGAGTGCCTTTGTAAAGATATCAACAATTTGCTCTTCTGAATTGCAATGAACCAGCTCGATTTCATGAGCTTGCTCCATCTCCCTTATGACATGTAGCTTGATGTTGAAGTGCTTTGTTCTACCATGAAAGataggattctttgcaattgcaacagcagatttgtTGTCACAGTAAATCTCTATTGCCTTTCCTTGATTTTGATTTAAATCAGCTAggatttttctaagccatatggcttgatttACAGCAGATGCAGCAGTaacatattcagcttctgctgTTGACTGTGCTACTAGACTTTGCTTTttagaactccagcaaaacatgcctgAGCCAAGACTAAAGGCATATCCAGATGTGCTTCTCATGTCATCACAAgatccagcccagtcactatcaacaTAGCCTATCAGCTTCATGTTTTCAGCCCTTTTGAACAATACACCATGATCAATGGTGCCTTGATGTATCTAAGCACTCTTTTAGCTGCTTGAAAGTGCTGATCATTGCAGCAATTCATGTATCTGGATAGCACACTAACAGCAAACATGATATCGGGTCTTGTTGCAGTCAAATACAACAGACTACCAATGAGACTTTTGTACATAGTCTCGCAAATTGGTTCACCACTCCCTTGCCTCGAAAGCTTCACTCCAACAACCATTGGTGTGCTTGTTGGCTTGCAGTTATTCATAGAGAACTTATCCAGGATCTTCATAGTAAAAGAACTCTGACTAAAAAAGATTCCTTTTGCTGTTTGCTTCACTTCCATTCCAAGGAAGTAGTTCATTCTGCctaaatcagacatttcaaacatttccataatttttcttttgaaatcttccaGCATTCTTCTATCTCCTCCAGTCACCAataaatcatcaacatagagtgacAGGATAAGCTGAGTTTCAGCTTGGTTCTTCTTCACATACAGTGTTGGTTCACTGAGACTTCTCTCGAATTCTAAACTGAGCAAGTAAGaatcaattcgagcataccaggctcgaggagcctgtttcaggccatacaAAGCCTTTTTCAGTCTGTACACCTTGTGTTCTTTGCCAGTGACCACAAATCCTTGAGGTTGTTCGATGTAGATCTCTTCTTCCAGGAAACCATTGAGAAATGCAGACTTAACATCAAGCTGATGAATGGTCCACTGATGTTGAGCAGCCAAGGCAACTATCATTCTAACTGTGTCAAGCCTGGCTACTGGTGCAAATGTCTCCAGAtagtccagaccatacctttggctaaaacctttgacaacaagcctggcttttagcttgttcagactgccatctgcattctgttttgctcgatagacccattttactccaatGGTCTTCTTTTCAGTAGGTTTATCAACTAGCTCCcatgtctggttcttctcaatcatgttgatttcatcgACCATAGCTAGTTTCCAGCCTTCatctgcctcagcctcttcaaaactgctaggttctgctattgcaacctgtgccctttcataaatatcatctagcggccttgtgcctctcacaagcacatcatcaacatccatttcaggtcctagctgctcaagttcagcttgattaggcacCAGGTCTTCTGAAGCAGCTTCTGGTTCATTCTTTTCCCAATTCCAGCAAGCCTTCTCATCGaagatgacatctctgctcacttGAACTATGTTTGTCAAAGGATCCAGCACCCTGTAGCCCTTCTTAACTGAGCTAtagcctactagaacacctggttgagccctttcagagagcttgtctctctttgctgctggtatttgtgcataacacaggcaaccaaacaccttcagatgtgccaaggaaggcttgaaaccggaccaagcctcgaaaggtgtTTTGAATGCAAGAGCTTTGGTAGGAAGCCTATTTTGAAGGTAGacagcagtgtttactgcctcagcccacatggtcttgggcagtttTTTCTTAAACAGcaggcacctggccatatccatcaagcttctgttctttctttctgataccccattctgctgaggtgtgtagacatttgtaagctggtgtttgataccagcatcattgcaaatggcttgaaactgagctaaagtgtactcagtgccattgtctgaccttatcgatttcagcttgcaacctgtttctgtcTCTACAGcagttttaaacttcacaaacacttgagctacctcagacttgtgttttaagaagaaaatccagcaaaaccttgtaaaatcatcaatgaagaggatgaaatacctatttttgctgagtgattcagtcctcatcgggccacatacatcagagtgcaccagctgcagtttttcagtagctctccaagctgaatttgtaggaaatggcagtcttgcctgtttccccatctggcaaacttcacacacatcatcatgctccactgagcTAGTAAAGTTCTCTGCCAAGCCTTCTTTGGCCATTCGAGCCaatgatctgaagttggcatgcccaagcctttgatgccaaagcttggaatcATCAACAGAGGCTGTATATGCAGACTTTGAGTCATTTGGCCAGTGTACCTCAAAGCATTTGtcagtcattgtgactgtcataaggcttgatccacttggatcagcaATGTGGCACTGTTTGttcttgaacacaacagaatagcCTTTCTCGAGTAattgagctatgctgagaaggtttctgtcGATTTCTGGCACTAGCAGCACATTTGTAATAATCTTGTTGCCTGTGGGAATACATATCAGCacctctcctcttccttcagcccttatGAACTGACTatttccaaccttgaccttggttttgCAACTTCTATCCAAGGTTTTAAATaaggaggcatctggtgacatgtggttagtgcaaccactgtctaATAACCAGCCTTTTGAGCATTTCTTCTCAGCAGCTAAGCAAGAAACAGTAAATACCTGCTCTTCTTGAtcactactgtcctcagctactcgagcttcaacctttggTTGTTGAAATTGACTCTGCCTTGACTTGGTTCTACTTTTGcaaaccctttcaacatggcctttcttcttgcagtgttggcatactgcatctggcctGAACCAGCATCTGTCTTCTGGATGACCTGGCCTCTTGCAATatctgcagggctggtcattgctccttgcagTATCAGGCTTAAGCCTGCTTTTCCAAGGCTTTTTACCTCTTGGAGCATTGATGCTCGAGGCTTCTCTGGCCTTGGCATTGAATGCACCTTCCTGGTGGTCTTTAGCTCTGCtagctctcctttgttcctgagcatagaaagtgttgattagctcagtcaaagagatggtagcaaggtctcttgagtcctcaagagaggatatcttggcctcatatctctcaggcaaagtggagagAACTTTCTCTACTATccttgcctcatcaaagtgctcaccaAGGAGCTTTATACTGTTAACCACTGCCATGATTCTATCTGCatactgcttcactgtttcttcttccttcatcttcaggttctcaaaatcccttctcaaattcaatagctgttgttgccttgttctctcagtgccttgaaactcctccttaagcttatcccatgcctgttttggagtctcacaggccataattctggtgaagatgacatctgacacacaattctgaatgcaggacatggctttgtgccttttggtcctctcatcagcatgttgcctaatctgagctactgtgggattggccctcagtggtgctggctcagcatctgtattgacaacttcccacagatcaaaggcctgtaggtaagtcttcatcttgaccagccatatgtggaagccttctccattgaagactggtggggctgctggtgaaaaACTTGAGGAAGACATTCAGCTTTCTTAGTTTGATAAAATAGGTCCACTAAGAATgaagctctagataccaattgttggtgcaaagAGACAACAACAGACTGTTTTCAATCTTGCTTGTAtagcaagcctcgagccttgctgaagaaacaaactcagaaGCAAGAACAGAAACACATGCgaatgaaaaacaaaagaaattgagagagagtatTTTGAATGAAAAGAGCTGATATTTTCATTAACAAAACCAGAAGGCATAATGCCATTACATATAAtagataacaacaacaaaatgaacAAGTCTTTACCTAAtgacatacctaacaccactaaatttaCATTGGAAATTGTTAATCAGCTTGCTTAAGTTTCTTTGCTGATTTCTCAGTCAATCAATCAACAAAAAAACATCATAAGGTTTACCaacttagttcaacatgaactagattacaaaataataattaaaaaatacaatcAAAACATAACAAGTAATTAGGCAACTTCAAGCTCCAGTTTCTGCACTTCATAGCTCGACTGCTTGCTGCCACTTCtccttgcatggccacctttgcatgtcTTGCATGGGAACTAAATTCAACAGTCCTTCATATAGCGGCAACAGTCACGGTAGATGGCACATGAACCAGCTTTACTTTCCATGAAAGAACGATCCCAAAGCTTCCCCCTCCACCACCTCGAATAGCCCAAAACAAATCTTCACCCATTAATTTTCTATCAAGAACTCTCCCATTGGCATCAACGAACATCGCATCGATCACATTAGCCGCCGCGAGACCGTATTTTCGGAACAACAAACCATAACCTCCACCACTAATGAATCCACTAATTCCAACAGTGTGGCCAACAACGCCTAGAAAGGTAAGGTTTGTGCTTCTTTCATTGATTCTGTAGTATACCTCACCGGTGATTGCACCTGATTGAATCCATGCTTCCTCATTTTCGACATCAACATCAATCGATCGAAAATGAACCAAATCGATCACGACAAACGGGACTTGGGAGACATAGGAAAGACCTTCGAAATTATGACCACCACTTCGAATTCTAATTTGGAGACCATGTTTCTTGGAGCAATGAATCGTTGCTTGAACATGGGAATTGTTTAATGGTGTTACAATAACCAATGGTTTGGGGGTATTTGTCGTAAAGAACCTGTAATTCTGAATCGAAGACTCcaaaatttctgaatatgaagaGTTTGTTTCAGTGTAAATAACTTTAGAAATGGAAGAGGATTCCTGTGGATGATATGAAGAAAGGCAATCAAGAAAATTCTCATGGCTATTAGCTGAAGCATTCACCCATGACAATGAGCAAACAACAACGAAAAGAAATGGTAAAGAACAGTAAAGGGACTTCATCTTTTCTGAAACTGACGAATTTTGTGAACACTTGAAATAAGAGGTTTCCTTATTCATAGAGTTTTCCTACGTCATTCATTTCCTTAAGTATTAAGGGTTTGATTTCATCAcaatattttggtaaaaacacCTTTTCGGTCTCtctcaattatgatattgaataaattggttcatttaaaaaaaattagaatattttaaccCCTATTAATTTTAAGAACAATTAATCACGACAATTCATGTTTCCATTTtgtatatgattttgattgatacaTTAACATATTAAGCTTTTAATATTTGCCgacaatttaattataattttataaaaattatctaaaaaaatataaaatttcacttcaaaaaatataaaaaattatagcatcaaaatgtgtaaattttaagagttgaatttattattataccaataaaaattatataaaattaacaaaaaatattaattttataattaattatcttTAGATATTCACTTTAAAACTCGATTTTTTTCAAATAGATTAATTTATTCGTGTTTCTATATTCTTTTACCAAAAGTTTTGGTCAAATTTCTCTCTACATTGTTCCTCGTTACCTGTCTACTCatgaaatagttttttttttcaacacaatataacaacttttattaatatttttattgaagaaaCATAATATAAGAACTTGTATTTTATTAGCAAATGTCAAATTGTCAATTACGGCGTCGGAGAATAAATCATTTATTAATCATTTTCTTTGCTGTTAAAATTAAATCTCTGAACAAAATTCTTGCATATGTGATTTGGATGTTGACTTATCGTATAATTTTTTGGATTCTGTCTGACAAAAATATGGGAAGATACTTTGAACTTATTTTAAGGATTGGTTgggtttgacttgaaaatttgtTTGTTTAAGTTCAATTTGAATCATAGAAATTAAATTCGAATCCGGTAAGTTggtattaattttttagattattttattataaacaataaattttaaaaaattataatatatcaaattcacttaaaaatattagaataaatattaaaaaaaaattaaaaatacattaaaaattcttTATACTAAGttgcaaataaaatattaataaaattaacaataaaacataaactctacaatttcaaataatattaaaagcgACAgagaaacaataataaaaatgtagaaaaaaaatccaaataacaAAAACAACAGCAAAAATAGCATCAAAACTGCACCAAAACACTAGGGACAACAAAAAaggaatatgatttttttattaaaaatagttaatttttttcGGTCGGGCTAGGACAAAAAAACTCTTACACGAGGCCCAACTCATTTAAAAATGAGCctaatttttttgtctaaacctaattttcgagcctatatttttgcctaaacctTATTATTTTTTGAGTAGACCTTTTAGGTCGAATTGGATGACTCGACCTATGATGAGGTCTACCTGAACTTACGTAGACGTAAAATATggaaagttatttttattttgttcaaggaataataattttttagccattcattttttgatgttttggcaaAAGCTGAAGTTCATAATAAGAACAGAAAGTTTATTCTAAACAAAATCTTCAAGACAAAATCTATTACTGAACGTAATATCGGACGAGTTTATTCTAAAAAAACACCTAAAAGCTACTTAGAGATGTAGAATTGTTAGGTAATAAATTCAACTCAGGACATAATCTTTCTTTTTCGATTAATGAAAACGAGGAGGAATGCTTTGTTCATGCTTGAAGAAATTCTCTGGATCAATTTTTGTCTTGACATAAACCAACCTATCAAAATTATTCTTGAAATATTTACGGCCCCAAACGCTTGCTTGTTTATACCTTGTCTTGCCATCATCATTATTCCGTCCAATATCAAGATCTCTATAGTTAACATAAGCTGCTCGTGGAGATTTTGAAACAAATGGACCCATGTAGCTATAAAGTGTCCTCATCCAACTTATATACCTTTGGGGGTTACTGTTTTCCTCTTCTTGCCAAACGATGTTGTAGTTTATCTTGTATAAGGTGCCTTTCCGATGAGGGAATGGAGTTTCTGTCTCTGGGATTTCGTCCATTTTTCCTCCGTAAGATATGATGTTTACAACTGCTGTGCTTGTTTCGTTGACCTCGAGAAGTCGGGACCATAGCCCTTGTAATGCTATTTCTGGCATTGGTTTCCTTACGTAATCAGATTTTGATTTGTATGAAAGAGGAACAAGGGAATTCCTATTGCTCCTATCGAGTAAAATCTCCGATGTTTCATTTGAAAGTTGGTTCCAGAACAATATAGATTCAATCCAAGTCATCTCAATGTAATCTTCTTTAAGGAGTCCAAGCTCAGGGAATCGTTCTTGCATCAATGGAATCAGCTCATCGGCAACACCTTGAAACACTGAAGTAAAGGTTGCTAGAACAGTCCTTTCCCCATTTTCAGTAGAGTTCATCGATGATATCGAAACGAGTGAGTATACATCATTTGGAAGATTCGGTGCAACGTATTGCCAACGATGAAGAAGCTGTGTTGCATTTTGTTCCAAGGTCCTGCCCACTGAGAAAACAGTCACAGTTGACGGAACATGAACCAGCTTTACCTTCCATGACAGGACGATCCCGAAGCTTCCTCCTCCGCCGCCTCGAATTGCCCAAAACAGATCTTCCCCCATCAATCTTCTATGAAGAACTCTCCCATTAGCATCGACAAACTGTGCGTCGATTACATTATCCGCTGCAAGACCATATTTTCTGAACAAGAAGCCGTAACCTCCACCACTAATGAACCCACCAATTCCCACAGTGTGGCAAAGAGCCCCTGGGAAGGTAAGATTGGTGGTTCTTTCATTGATTCTGTAGTATACTTCACCGGTGATCGCACCTGATTGAATCCatgcttcttcttttttgacATCAACATCGATGGATCGAAAATGAACCAAATCGATAACGACAAACGGGACTTGAGAGACATAGGAAAGGCCTTCGAAATCATGACCTCCACTCCGAGTTCTAATTTGGAGGCCATGCTTTTTGGAGCAATGAATCGTTGCTTGAACATGGGAAATGTTCGATGGTGTTACAATAACCAATGGTTTTGGGGTATTTGGCGTAGAAAACCTTGGATTCCGAGTGGAGGACTCCAAAACTGCTGAATAGGAAGAGTTTGTTTCAGTGTAAATAACTTTAGAAAAGGAAGTGAATTCATCGGGGTGATATGAAGAAAGGCAATCAAGAAAATAATCATTGCTATTAGCTGAAGCATTCACCCATGACAATGAGAAAACAACAACGAAAAGCAATGGCAAACAATCGTGAAGGGACTTCATGTTTTATGAAACTGATGAATTTGTGAAGAGTTCAACAAGAGATTTCCTTATTTGTAAAGGCAATGCTTTGAGCCGCCATGTGAAGAAAACTGAAGTTTCTTAGCTAGCGTGGACGGTACAAGTTTGATTAAAAAAGACCTGGTATTTGGTTTAATTGTTTGAACTTTCAGTGCTGTTATAATTGAAAAATCTATACATACAGATGGAAAACTAAATCTTTGAATAATACTTGCATACGTGCTCTGAATGTTCACTTAGCTTAATATTATTGGGTTTTATGTGACAAAAATATAGGAAGATAGTTGGGACCAGGTGGGTTTTGTAATAATTGAATTTTGTCCGGGtcaaatttagtatttttttaaattatattttggcctctaaacttttttaaaattacattttgacacCTAACTttcttaaaattacattttgaacCTTAAACTTTTCTATTTACATTTTCACCcttaaattttcctaaaattatattttgacccaaAATTTTTGCATACTCTACAATCTGGTCCTCCTGTCAAAAAATCCTCAGCCGCCAGGCGCAACTTGCACACTTGTAGTCCAG contains the following coding sequences:
- the LOC107934807 gene encoding berberine bridge enzyme-like 8, which codes for MKSLHDCLPLLFVVVFSLSWVNASANSNDYFLDCLSSYHPDEFTSFSKVIYTETNSSYSAVLESSTRNPRFSTPNTPKPLVIVTPSNISHVQATIHCSKKHGLQIRTRSGGHDFEGLSYVSQVPFVVIDLVHFRSIDVDVKKEEAWIQSGAITGEVYYRINERTTNLTFPGALCHTVGIGGFISGGGYGFLFRKYGLAADNVIDAQFVDANGRVLHRRLMGEDLFWAIRGGGGGSFGIVLSWKVKLVHVPSTVTVFSVGRTLEQNATQLLHRWQYVAPNLPNDVYSLVSISSMNSTENGERTVLATFTSVFQGVADELIPLMQERFPELGLLKEDYIEMTWIESILFWNQLSNETSEILLDRSNRNSLVPLSYKSKSDYVRKPMPEIALQGLWSRLLEVNETSTAVVNIISYGGKMDEIPETETPFPHRKGTLYKINYNIVWQEEENSNPQRYISWMRTLYSYMGPFVSKSPRAAYVNYRDLDIGRNNDDGKTRYKQASVWGRKYFKNNFDRLVYVKTKIDPENFFKHEQSIPPRFH